The genomic DNA CTTCGGCATCGTCACCTCCGCCGACGTCATGCGCCGCGGTGTCGACGAGATCGCCGACCAGCTGCGTCAGCGCATCGGCGACCGCCCGCTGTACATCTCCATCGACATCGACGTCCTGGACCCGGCGCACGCGCCCGGCACCGGCACCCCCGAGGCCGGCGGCCTCACCTCCCGCGAGCTCCTCGAGATCGTCCGCGGGCTGTCCTCCTGCAACCTGGTCTCCGCCGACCTGGTCGAGGTCGCCCCCGCGTACGACCACGCGGAGATCACCTCCGTCGCGGCCTCCCACACCGCGTACGAGCTGACGACGATCATGTCCCGCCAGATCGCGGCGGCGAAGGGAACCCAGGGCAAGTGAGCCACGACCACCACGACGAGCGCCCGCAGCTCACCTCCGAGCAGATCGCGGCCGCCCTGAACCCGCCCGCCGGACGCAACGGCGGCGACCTCGTCGTCGAGACGCTCCAGGGCCTCGGCGCGACCACCGTCTTCGGCCTGCCCGGGCAGCACGCGCTCGGCATGTTCGACGCGCTGCGCCGCTCGTCCCTCTCGTACGTCGGCCTGCGCGTCGAGAACAACGCGGGCTTCGCCGCCGACGCCTACGGCCGGATCACCGGCGAAGTGGCGCCGCTGCTGCTCTCCACCGGCCCGGGAGCCCTCACCTCCCTCGCCGCGCTCCAGGAGGCGGCGGCCGCCTCGGCACCCGTGCTCGCCATCTCCAGCCAGATCCCGACCGCGGGCCTGGGCGGCGGGCGTCACGGCTACCTGCATGAACTCCGGGACCAGAAGGCGTCGTTCCGCGACGTCGTGAAGTCCGTCCACACGGTCCGTACGGCGTCGCAGATCCCGTCCGCGATCGCCGCCGCCTGGGAGTCCGCGCTGACGGCCCCGCACGGCCCGGTCTGGATCGAGATCCCGCAGGACGTGCTCCTCGCCGAGACCACCCTTCCGGCGGTCACCGCGATGGACGCCACACCGCGGCCGCTCCACGCCCGCCCCGAACTGACAGCCGTGGCGGCCCACCTGCTGGCGAACGCCGAACGGCCGGCGATCATCGCGGGCGGCGGGGTCGTGCGCTCCGACGCGTCCGGCAAGCTGCTCGCCCTCGCGGAGAAGATCGACGCCCCGGTCGTCACCACGTTCGGCGGCAAGGGCGCCTTCCCCTGGGAGCACCCGCTCTCGCTCCAGTCCTGGCTGGAGGACCGTCACACGACGGACTTCCTCGAAGCGGCGGACGTTCTGCTCGTCGTCGGCTCCGGACTGGGTGAACTCTCCTCGAACTACCACACGTTCAGCCCGCGCGGCCGGGTCGTCCAGATCGAGGCGGACGCCGGGAAGCTGGAGTCCAACCACCCCGCGCTCGGCATCCACGCCGACGCCCGCGAGGCCCTCTCCGACCTCCTCGAAGCGGTCGACCGCCGCGAGGACCCGTCGGCCCCGGACCGTGTCCGTACGGTGCTCGAAGCTGTCCGCGAACGGATCGACGGTCAGGACCTGACCCTGGAGCAGCAGCTCGTCGCCTCGGTGCGCGAGGCGCTGCCCGACACGTCCCCCAGCTTCTGGGACATGACGATCCTCTCCTACTGGGCCTGGTCCGCGTTCGACGCCCGCCACCCCAACACCATGCACTCGGCGCAGGGCGCGGGCGGCCTCGGCTACGGCTTCCCGGCGGCGCTCGGCGCGGCGGCGGCCGACCGTACGAAGCCGGTCCTGGCGGTCTCCGGCGACGGCGGCGCGATGTACTCGATCGCGGAACTGGCCACCGCCCGCCAGTACGACCTGCCGGTCACCTGGCTGATCGTCGACGACGGCGGCTACGGCATCCTGCGCGAGTACATGACGGACGCGTTCGGCGAGGCCACGGCGACGGAACTGTCCCGCCCGGACTTCGTCGCCCTCGCCGAATCCTTCGGCGTACCGGCGGTCCGCACGACCCCGGAGGCGCTCGCCGCCGACCTGGCGAAGTCCTTCGCGGAGCCCGGTCCTTCGGTGGTCGTGCTCCCGGCGCTGCTGAGGATGTTCGAGCCGACGCATCTGTAGGCTGCGGCTCCACCGAGGTTCCGGGGCACGGACTCGGAACCTCCCCTCGTCCGCGAGGTCTTCACCGGCCTCGCGGACGAGTCGGTCGCTCGCCCCGAAGCCGGTGTCCCCGCGTCACGACCCGGCATCACGGGCCGGGAACGTACAACTTTTCGGGCGCTCAGGAGTCTTCTGTGTGCCAGGTGTGCAGGGGGCGCACCACGCAGACCACTCAGGGGGAGACGTCTCATGACGGACCGGCCTCGTATCCACCGCCGCGCACACACCGCGCTCGCCGTCACGCTCGCCGCGGGCGTGCTCGCACCCGTGGCCCTCGCCGCCACGCCCGCCGCGGCCGCGACACCGACGGTGAGCTGTACCTCCGGCAAGGTGGGGCTCGCCGCCAAGCTGTCGAAGGACATCACCGCCGCACTCAAGGGGCGCTCGTCGACCACGGCGATCGCGCTCTACGACCGGACCACCAAGACGTCGTGCACGATGCGGTCCACGAGCAAGTACGACTCCGCGAGCGTCGTGAAGGCGACCGTCCTCGCGACGCTGCTCTGGGACAACAAGAAGCACAACCGCTACCTCACGCAGCGCGAGGTCAACCTCGCCACCGCCATGATCACCAAGTCCGACAACGACGCGACCACCAGCCTGTGGAAGCAACTCGGCGTGACCAAGGTGAAGGCGTTCCTGAAGGCCGCGGGGATGACGCACACCGTGCCCGGCTCCGGCGGCTACTGGGGGCTGACCCAGATCACCGCGCAGGACGAGCTGCGACTGCTGTCCCTGCTGACCGCGAAGAATTCCGTGCTCAGTGACAACTCGCGCGCGTACGAGCTCGGCCTGATGCGCAAGGTCATCTCCTCGCAGCGGTGGGGGACGCCCGCCGGTGCGCCGTCCGGGGTGACCGTCCAGGTCAAGAACGGCTGGCTGCCGCGCGCCACGCACGGCTGGCGGGTGCACAGCATCGGCGCGTTCACCGGGAAGGGGCACGACTACGGGATCACCGTGCTCACCCAGGACAACAAGACGATGAACGACGGCGTCAACACCATCCAGGCGGTCGCCCGGGCCGTACACAAGGACCTGAACCCGGCCGCCACCGCGCAGACGACGATCGCCCCGCCGGCGAAGCCGCAGGAAGCGGTACCGGCGGTGCCCGGTGCTTCCGCCGTGCCGATGGTGACGGCCGCACCGCAGTCGTAGTCCCTCGGGTCCGGGCCCTGGGCCGAACGGACCATATTCGTGACGGCGGGATGAAATCCGCAGCCTGCCGCGTTGGTGCCTTCCGGTAGATCAGGTCGAACGGGAGGCACCGGTGACGGACGCAGGCACGGACGCGGAGCGGCGGGGCTGGGCCCGGCGGCTGGGCGGCTACGCATGGCGCTACCGGCGCAATGTGCTGCTGGCACTCGGCTCGTCGCTCGCCGGAATGGCCGTGCTGGCGCTCGTCCCGCTGATCACCAAGGTGATCATCGACGATGTCGTGGGCAACCACACCCGCTCCCTCGGAGTCTGGACCGGCCTCCTGATCGCGGCGGCCCTGCTGGTGTACATATCGACGTACGTCCGCCGCTACTACGGAGGGCGGCTCGCCCTCGACGTCCAGCACGATCTGCGCACCGAGATGTACGGGACGCTCACCCGGCTCGACGGGAAGCGGCAGGACGAGCTGTCCACCGGGCAGGTCGTCGGGCGCGCCACCAGCGACCTTCAGCTGATCCAGGGCCTTCTTTTCATGCTTCCGATGACCATCGGGAACGTGCTGCTCTTCCTCATCTCCCTGGTGATCATGGCGTGGCTCTCCCCGGTGCTGACACTGGTCGCGCTCGCCGTCGCCCCCGCCCTCTGGTTCATCGCCCGCCGCTCCCGCTCCCGGCTCTTCCCTGCCACCTGGTACGCCCAGGGCCAGGCCGCCGCGGTCGCCGGAGTCGTCGACGGGGCCGTCTCCGGGGTCCGGGTCGTCAAGGGGTTCGGACAGGAGGAGCAGGAGACCGGCAAACTGCGCGAGGTGGGGCGGAAGCTGTTCGCCGGGCGGCTGCGCACCATCCGGCTGAACGCCAGGTACACCCCCGCCCTCCAGGCCGTCCCCGCGCTCGGCCAGGTCGCGATGCTGGCGCTCGGCGGCTGGCTCGCCACCCGCGGCGAGATCACCCTCGGCACCTTCGTGGCCTTCTCCACCTATCTCGCCCAGCTCGTCGGGCCGGTCCGGATGCTCGCCATGGTGCTCACCGTCGGGCAGCAGGCCCGCGCCGGTGTGGAGCGCGTGCTCGAACTGATCGACACCGAGCCCACCATGAAGGACGGCACGGTGGAGCTCCCGGCGGACGCCCCCGCGCGCGTCGAGTTCGACGACGTGCGGTTCGGGTACGGTCCGCCTCGCTCCGCCTCCGCTCAAGACACAGGCCTGGGAAGCGGAGCCCCCGAGCGGCTGGTCCTCGACGGGTTCTCGCTGACCATCGAGCCCGGTGAGACCGTCGCCGTCGTCGGCGCCTCCGGCAGCGGGAAGTCCACCGTCTCCCTGCTGCTGCCCCGCTTCTACGACGTGTCGCACGGCGCCGTCCTGGTCGGCGGCCACGACGTCCGCGAACTCACCCAGGACTCGCTGCGGGCCGCCATCGGCCTCGTGCCCGAGGACAGC from Streptomyces sp. NBC_01707 includes the following:
- a CDS encoding serine hydrolase, which codes for MTDRPRIHRRAHTALAVTLAAGVLAPVALAATPAAAATPTVSCTSGKVGLAAKLSKDITAALKGRSSTTAIALYDRTTKTSCTMRSTSKYDSASVVKATVLATLLWDNKKHNRYLTQREVNLATAMITKSDNDATTSLWKQLGVTKVKAFLKAAGMTHTVPGSGGYWGLTQITAQDELRLLSLLTAKNSVLSDNSRAYELGLMRKVISSQRWGTPAGAPSGVTVQVKNGWLPRATHGWRVHSIGAFTGKGHDYGITVLTQDNKTMNDGVNTIQAVARAVHKDLNPAATAQTTIAPPAKPQEAVPAVPGASAVPMVTAAPQS
- a CDS encoding thiamine pyrophosphate-binding protein, giving the protein MSHDHHDERPQLTSEQIAAALNPPAGRNGGDLVVETLQGLGATTVFGLPGQHALGMFDALRRSSLSYVGLRVENNAGFAADAYGRITGEVAPLLLSTGPGALTSLAALQEAAAASAPVLAISSQIPTAGLGGGRHGYLHELRDQKASFRDVVKSVHTVRTASQIPSAIAAAWESALTAPHGPVWIEIPQDVLLAETTLPAVTAMDATPRPLHARPELTAVAAHLLANAERPAIIAGGGVVRSDASGKLLALAEKIDAPVVTTFGGKGAFPWEHPLSLQSWLEDRHTTDFLEAADVLLVVGSGLGELSSNYHTFSPRGRVVQIEADAGKLESNHPALGIHADAREALSDLLEAVDRREDPSAPDRVRTVLEAVRERIDGQDLTLEQQLVASVREALPDTSPSFWDMTILSYWAWSAFDARHPNTMHSAQGAGGLGYGFPAALGAAAADRTKPVLAVSGDGGAMYSIAELATARQYDLPVTWLIVDDGGYGILREYMTDAFGEATATELSRPDFVALAESFGVPAVRTTPEALAADLAKSFAEPGPSVVVLPALLRMFEPTHL